Proteins encoded together in one Pseudomonas arsenicoxydans window:
- a CDS encoding cation:proton antiporter, whose product MSFIIWVAVLGAVLLTLALTSSYLRWMPVTTSAVCLALGVGIGPAGLGLLKLDIDDASGWMEHLTEVAVLFSLFVCGLKLRSPLKEKNWRIAFGLAGPVMVLTIGGLCLLLHYGLQLSWGASMLIGSILAPTDPVLAALVQVNDARDDDSVRFGLSGEAGLNDGIAFPFVILGLLLLQHDGNPGWLGDWALGSVLWAVPAGLLTGYWMGRGIGRATLSLRIKNDDSTLSPNDYLALALIALAYVGAESIHAYGFLSVFAAGLGLRQAEVKSTGESQPPAEHLVQPVVGHQNVEPQHAVHGDTEHLEDTQVAAGIMMGDMLAFGSLVERAMEVFLVTLLGVVLIAHWDWRALLVSGVLFCLIRPLSVAVMPWGGLLDRRQRLLIGWFGIRGIGSLYYLFYALNHGLDHSVATLCTDLTLSVVALSILIHGVSTQPTLAHYERSKKRFF is encoded by the coding sequence ATGAGCTTTATTATATGGGTGGCCGTGTTGGGCGCCGTGCTGCTGACGCTGGCACTGACCTCGTCGTACCTGCGCTGGATGCCGGTGACCACTTCAGCCGTCTGCCTGGCGCTGGGGGTCGGCATCGGGCCGGCAGGGCTCGGCCTGTTGAAACTCGACATTGATGACGCTTCTGGCTGGATGGAGCACCTGACGGAAGTCGCGGTGCTCTTTTCATTGTTTGTCTGCGGCTTGAAATTGCGCTCGCCGCTGAAGGAAAAGAACTGGCGGATCGCCTTCGGTCTCGCCGGTCCGGTCATGGTCTTGACCATCGGCGGCCTCTGCCTGTTGCTGCATTACGGGCTGCAGTTGTCCTGGGGGGCCTCGATGCTGATCGGCTCCATTCTGGCGCCGACCGACCCTGTGCTCGCAGCCCTCGTCCAGGTCAACGACGCAAGGGACGACGACAGCGTGCGCTTTGGCCTGTCCGGTGAAGCCGGACTCAATGACGGCATTGCGTTTCCGTTCGTGATCCTTGGGCTGCTACTGCTGCAACACGATGGCAACCCCGGATGGCTCGGCGACTGGGCGCTGGGCAGTGTGCTCTGGGCGGTTCCCGCCGGATTGCTGACGGGATACTGGATGGGACGCGGTATTGGACGGGCAACATTGTCGCTGCGGATCAAAAATGATGACAGCACGCTGTCCCCGAACGACTACCTGGCCCTCGCCCTGATCGCCCTGGCCTATGTCGGCGCCGAGTCCATCCACGCCTATGGTTTCTTGTCTGTGTTCGCTGCCGGCCTGGGGTTGCGTCAGGCCGAGGTGAAATCCACCGGCGAATCACAACCGCCCGCCGAGCACCTGGTTCAACCCGTTGTCGGTCATCAGAACGTTGAACCGCAGCACGCCGTGCATGGCGATACCGAGCATCTGGAAGACACCCAAGTCGCAGCGGGGATCATGATGGGAGACATGCTCGCCTTCGGCAGCCTGGTGGAGCGGGCGATGGAAGTGTTTCTGGTGACGCTGCTTGGCGTAGTGCTGATCGCGCACTGGGACTGGCGTGCGTTGCTGGTCAGCGGGGTGTTGTTTTGCCTGATTCGGCCCTTGAGTGTCGCAGTCATGCCCTGGGGCGGGCTGCTCGATCGGCGGCAGCGGCTGTTGATTGGCTGGTTCGGCATCCGTGGCATCGGCAGCCTATATTACCTGTTCTATGCCTTGAACCATGGGCTGGATCACTCGGTGGCGACGCTGTGCACTGACCTGACGTTGTCGGTGGTTGCCTTGAGCATCCTGATTCACGGGGTCAGTACCCAACCTACCCTCGCCCATTACGAACGCAGCAAGAAACGGTTTTTTTGA
- a CDS encoding hemerythrin domain-containing protein, with the protein MNAIDLLKADHERVKSILTQLSESTERGVKKRTELLAKLEMEITIHTRLEEEVLYPAFKKAGGKEQDVMYYEAKEEHRTVDSLVLPDLKATDPSTPEFAGRVKVVKELLEHHIEEEETEMFPQAKKLLGKTTLEELGAQMETLKVQYKKELTASNMAA; encoded by the coding sequence ATGAACGCCATCGACCTGTTGAAAGCCGACCATGAACGCGTAAAAAGCATCCTGACCCAGTTGAGCGAGTCCACCGAACGTGGTGTGAAAAAACGCACCGAACTGCTGGCCAAGCTTGAAATGGAGATCACCATCCATACCCGCCTCGAAGAGGAAGTCTTGTACCCCGCGTTCAAAAAAGCGGGCGGCAAGGAACAAGACGTCATGTACTACGAAGCCAAGGAAGAACATCGCACCGTGGATTCGCTGGTACTGCCTGACTTGAAAGCCACCGATCCTTCTACCCCGGAATTCGCAGGTCGAGTCAAAGTGGTCAAGGAATTGCTGGAACACCACATCGAAGAAGAGGAAACGGAAATGTTCCCGCAAGCCAAGAAGCTGCTGGGCAAGACCACTCTGGAAGAGCTGGGTGCACAGATGGAAACGCTCAAGGTTCAATACAAGAAAGAACTGACCGCGTCCAACATGGCAGCGTGA